A window of Ranitomeya variabilis isolate aRanVar5 chromosome 2, aRanVar5.hap1, whole genome shotgun sequence contains these coding sequences:
- the MTERF4 gene encoding transcription termination factor 4, mitochondrial isoform X2, with protein MVSLCLRHIFSFSRTSLFLRSVSNNPDTRQVLLELGFSEEQTEKIQSMKCPPHKTPNIKELCLIGLSHKTVLRMLEESPELLKTTDQALRDRVDALRALGLGEGSMQNSLSRCPALLFLSRSRLTAAIQCLKSRCHFTSQQVLNILNSTPEILTQDPSHMEDLFQYVYFRMGGNHREIISAQVFQTSLDEIRVRHQFLERLGRFQPPNKKRECPPSNPKLKEVIQLSEEDFLSKTARSSVEEFNTFRKILEREEQEGEQDKEDIKDVPSNDEDDDETNSDSEDDSEDEDYKENVHNEKPKYHHKKKLK; from the exons GTGTCCCTGTGTCTCAGACACATTTTTTCTTTCAGTCGGACCAGTCTGTTTTTGAGGAGTGTGTCCAATAATCCCGATACTAGACAGGTACTTCTTGAACTTGGTTtctctgaggagcaaactgaaaagATCCAGAGTATGAAATGCCCTCCACACAAGACACCCAACATCAAGGAGCTATGTCTCATTGGACTGAGTCACAAGACAGTACTGAGAATGCTCGAAGAAAGTCCAGAGCTTCTAAAGACTACAGACCAAGCTTTGAGAGACCGAGTAGACGCACTGAGGGCCCTTGGCCTGGGAGAAG GTTCTATGCAGAACTCTCTGTCAAGATGCCCGGCTCTTTTGTTTTTGTCCCGCTCCCGTCTAACGGCTGCAATACAGTGTCTCAAGAGCCGGTGTCATTTTACATCGCAGCAGGTACTGAACATCTTAAACTCTACTCCTGAAATCCTGACCCAGGATCCCAGTCATATGGAAGATTTGTTTCAG TACGTATATTTTCGCATGGGTGGAAACCACAGAGAGATAATTTCTGCTCAAGTTTTCCAAACATCATTAGATGAGATCAGAGTTCGTCACCAGTTCTTAGAACGTCTTGGTAGATTCCAGCCCCCTAATAAGAAGAGAGAGTGTCCTCCTTCCAACCCTAAGCTGAAGGAAGTCATCCAGCTCTCCGAGGAGGACTTCCTATCCAAAACAGCACGTTCCTCAGTTGAAGAATTCAACACTTTCCGTAAGATTctggaacgagaagagcaggaaggTGAACAGGACAAGGAGGATATCAAAGATGTGCCAAGTAATGATGAGGACGATGATGAGACAAATTCTGATAGTGAAGATGACTCCGAGGATGAAGACTATAAGGAGAATGTTCATAATGAAAAACCAAAGTACCACcataagaaaaaattaaaatag